In Gossypium arboreum isolate Shixiya-1 chromosome 5, ASM2569848v2, whole genome shotgun sequence, a single genomic region encodes these proteins:
- the LOC108450456 gene encoding mitochondrial arginine transporter BAC1 isoform X1: MVMEDSRKPSGYKEYVAGLFAGVATVVVGHPFDTVKVKLQKHNTNVQGITYRNGFHCTARILATEGVRGLYIGATPSFVGMAFESSLLFGIYSQTKQSLQGGVQSSRPRPQVIIPSAAFAGAIISFVLCPSELVKCRMQIQGTDSLVPKCSGYSSSLDCALKTIKSDGVTGAFRGGSTTFLRESIGNAVFFSVYEYVRYYMHLQLKSGSSDHNNLVDMGIGILSGGLGGVAFWSTVLPLDVAKTIIQTAPDKSSPTNPFQVLNSIYRMSGLRGCYTGLGPTILRAFPANAAAIVTWEIAMKFLGIKNN, from the exons ATGGTCATGGAAGACAGTCGCAAACCTTCCGGTTACAAAGAGTACGTCGCGGGCTTGTTCGCCGGTGTTGCGACTGTGGTCGTCGGTCACCCCTTCGATACTGTCAAG GTTAAGTTGCAGAAACACAATACTAATGTGCAGGGGATTACATATAGGAATGGCTTCCATTGCACTGCTAGGATACTCGCAACTGAAGGG GTTAGAGGACTTTATATAGGGGCAACGCCATCTTTTGTTGGGATGGCTTTTGAAAGTTCACTTCTTTTTGGCATTTATTCGCAAACAAAACAGTCACTGCAG GGAGGAGTTCAGAGTAGCAGGCCCCGGCCCCAAGTAATAATTCCTTCTGCTGCTTTCGCTGGAGCTATTATCAGTTTTGTTCTATGTCCGTCAGAGCTAGTGAAG TGTAGGATGCAAATTCAAGGTACTGACTCTTTGGTTCCAAAGTGCAGTGGCTACAGTAGTTCTCTTGATTGCGCACTAAAAACCATAAAAAGTGATGGG GTTACAGGCGCCTTTCGTGGTGGCTCTACAACATTTTTAAGGGAATCTATTGGAAATGCAGTATTTTTTAGTGTGTATGAATATGTCCGTTATTATATGCACTTACAACTAAAATCTGGTTCATCTGACCACAACAATTTGGTTGATATGGGAATTGGAATTCTGAGTGGTGGTCTGGGTGGTGTAGCT TTCTGGTCTACTGTTTTACCTTTGGATGTGGCAAAAACCATTATCCAGACCGCTCCAGATAAAAGCTCTCCAACAAATCCGTTTCAAGTTTTAAATTCG ATATATCGGATGTCTGGACTTAGAGGATGCTACACAGGCCTGGGTCCTACTATACTGAGAGCTTTTCCTGCTAATGCAGCTGCAATCGTTACCTGGGAGATAGCCATGAAGTTTCTCGGAATCAAGAACAACTAA
- the LOC108450456 gene encoding mitochondrial arginine transporter BAC1 isoform X2: MVMEDSRKPSGYKEYVAGLFAGVATVVVGHPFDTVKVKLQKHNTNVQGITYRNGFHCTARILATEGGGVQSSRPRPQVIIPSAAFAGAIISFVLCPSELVKCRMQIQGTDSLVPKCSGYSSSLDCALKTIKSDGVTGAFRGGSTTFLRESIGNAVFFSVYEYVRYYMHLQLKSGSSDHNNLVDMGIGILSGGLGGVAFWSTVLPLDVAKTIIQTAPDKSSPTNPFQVLNSIYRMSGLRGCYTGLGPTILRAFPANAAAIVTWEIAMKFLGIKNN, from the exons ATGGTCATGGAAGACAGTCGCAAACCTTCCGGTTACAAAGAGTACGTCGCGGGCTTGTTCGCCGGTGTTGCGACTGTGGTCGTCGGTCACCCCTTCGATACTGTCAAG GTTAAGTTGCAGAAACACAATACTAATGTGCAGGGGATTACATATAGGAATGGCTTCCATTGCACTGCTAGGATACTCGCAACTGAAGGG GGAGGAGTTCAGAGTAGCAGGCCCCGGCCCCAAGTAATAATTCCTTCTGCTGCTTTCGCTGGAGCTATTATCAGTTTTGTTCTATGTCCGTCAGAGCTAGTGAAG TGTAGGATGCAAATTCAAGGTACTGACTCTTTGGTTCCAAAGTGCAGTGGCTACAGTAGTTCTCTTGATTGCGCACTAAAAACCATAAAAAGTGATGGG GTTACAGGCGCCTTTCGTGGTGGCTCTACAACATTTTTAAGGGAATCTATTGGAAATGCAGTATTTTTTAGTGTGTATGAATATGTCCGTTATTATATGCACTTACAACTAAAATCTGGTTCATCTGACCACAACAATTTGGTTGATATGGGAATTGGAATTCTGAGTGGTGGTCTGGGTGGTGTAGCT TTCTGGTCTACTGTTTTACCTTTGGATGTGGCAAAAACCATTATCCAGACCGCTCCAGATAAAAGCTCTCCAACAAATCCGTTTCAAGTTTTAAATTCG ATATATCGGATGTCTGGACTTAGAGGATGCTACACAGGCCTGGGTCCTACTATACTGAGAGCTTTTCCTGCTAATGCAGCTGCAATCGTTACCTGGGAGATAGCCATGAAGTTTCTCGGAATCAAGAACAACTAA
- the LOC108452182 gene encoding MACPF domain-containing protein NSL1-like, translating into MPGNLYQMAPQSAAEKAVSVIGFGFDLCRDVRLSACLPGPSGSRLIELDSAATRDLVFPDGVVVKDVPNSIKYDKGERTRFRSDVLSFSQMSEKFNRDLSLSGKIPSGLFNAMFEFKGCWQKDACAAKGLAYDGWFLTLYNVELERTNITLSERVKQEVPTTWDPAAIAEFIEKYGTHVVVGVKMGGKDVIHVKQLQNSNLQPNEVQKTLKQLADERFSENIGTSPFSEKPKGEHYIPGQLHQGVLAGSMRPPVVTCSKNNDIMNIYIRRGGIDFGQSHSQWLSTISHSPNVISMSLVPITSLLSCARGNGFLSHAVNLYLRYKPPIEELHVFLEFQIPRQWAPVYSDLPLGLKHRKQSSPSLQFTFMGPKLYVNTARVDTGKRPVTGIRLYLEGKKSDHLAIHLQHLSTLPTILPLSDDHSYESIDEPERGYLEPVKWSIFSHVCTAPVHYNGTHFECTAPIVTKAWFEVKVVGMRKVLFLRLGFSMVASARLRRSEWDGPSTLSRKSGMFSMLISTRFSSGLNPNEKPTKVDLNSAVFPGGPPSPTKAPKMTNFVDTKEIVRGPQDTPGYWVVTGAKLCVEGGRISIKAKYSLLTVISEESLMLM; encoded by the exons ATGCCCGGGAATCTCTATCAAATGGCCCCGCAATCGGCGGCTGAAAAGGCCGTTTCAGTTATCGGTTTCGGATTCGACTTGTGCAGGGATGTCAGGCTATCCGCCTGCCTGCCTGGCCCTTCTGGCTCCAGATTGATCGAACTTGACTCAGCAGCGACTCGGGACCTGGTTTTTCCTGATGGAGTTGTTGTAAAAGATGTCCCCAATTCGATTAAATATGATAAAGGCGAGCGTACCAGGTTTCGTTCTGATGTTCTTTCTTTTAGTCAG ATGTCAGAGAAGTTCAATCGGGATCTATCATTATCCGGCAAGATTCCTTCCGGCTTATTCAATGCCATGTTCGAGTTCAAAGGCTGCTGGCAGAAGGATGCCTGTGCCGCAAAAGGTCTTGCCTATGATGGTTGGTTCTTAACACTGTACAATGTTGAGTTGGAAAGAACAAACATAACTTTGTCCGAGCGTGTGAAACAAGAGGTGCCTACTACATGGGACCCTGCTGCCATTGCTGA GTTCATTGAAAAATATGGTACTCACGTTGTTGTTGGGGTTAAAATGGGAGGTAAAGATGTTATACATGTAAAACAATTACAAAATTCAAATCTTCAGCCCAATGAAGTGCAGAAAACTTTAAAGCAATTAGCTGATGAGAGATTTTCAGAAAATATAGGAACTTCTCCATTCTCGGAAAAACCAAAG GGAGAACATTATATTCCCGGGCAACTTCATCAAGGGGTGCTCGCTGGATCAATGAGGCCACCTGTTGTCACTTGCTCAAAGAATAAT GACATTATGAATATCTATATTCGTAGGGGAGGCATTGATTTCGGTCAAAGTCATAGCCAGTGGCTGTCAACAATATCGCATTCACCGAATGTGATATCAATGTCCCTTGTGCCTATTACTTCTCTACTGAGCTGTGCCCGGGGAAATGGATTTTTAAGCCATGCAGTGAACTTGTACCTACGAT ATAAACCACCGATAGAGGAACTCCATGTATTTCTCGAATTTCAAATACCTCGACAATGGGCTCCCGTATACAGTGATCTGCCTCTTGGTCTCAAGCACAGAAAACAATCATCCCCATCACTTCAGTTCACTTTTATGGGGCCTAAGCTTTATGTTAATACTGCACGG GTTGATACTGGAAAACGACCGGTGACAGGAATACGCCTATATTTGGAGGGTAAGAAGAGTGACCATCTAGCAATCCATCTCCAGCATCTCTCAACCCTCCCTACAATCCTCCCGCTCTCAGATGATCACAGCTATGAGTCGATCGATGAGCCCGAACGTGGGTATTTGGAACCTGTCAAGTGGAGCATATTCTCGCATGTATGCACTGCCCCTGTACACTACAACGGAACCCACTTTGAATGTACTGCTCCTATCGTGACCAAAGCTTGGTTCGAGGTGAAGGTTGTTGGGATGAGGAAAGTTCTGTTCCTGAGGCTTGGGTTCTCCATGGTGGCCTCTGCTAGGCTTCGTAGATCAGAATGGGATGGACCCTCAACATTGTCACGGAAATCTGGAATGTTCTCAATGTTGATCAGCACGAGGTTCAGTTCAGGACTGAATCCAAATGAGAAGCCGACCAAAGTGGACTTAAATTCAGCAGTTTTTCCAGGTGGTCCACCTTCACCAACCAAAGCACCCAAAATGACAAACTTCGTGGACACAAAGGAGATAGTTAGAGGACCTCAGGATACACCTGGATATTGGGTGGTAACTGGAGCCAAACTCTGTGTAGAAGGTGGCAGAATTTCGATCAAAGCTAAGTATTCATTGCTAACAGTTATTTCAGAAGAAAGTCTGATGTTGATGTGA
- the LOC108453055 gene encoding uncharacterized protein LOC108453055 — protein MAAENHETSNGWPLGLQIMNMRLGLQQRLQAAAPAVEPYFLHIPSSSFSSFSSSNLDTESSASFFQDNSVSLGKLIGYGPGERESLYLQNSIHTDQSCRLPVRGACNCKNKGRSADASHSQGICIPLLLGALLKITGNKIKSRRLE, from the exons AATCATGAAACGTCCAATGGTTGGCCACTTGGGCTACAGATAATGAATATGAGGCTTGGGTTACAACAAAGGTTACAGGCTGCGGCTCCAGCTGTGGAACCATACTTTTTGCACATTCCCTCTAGCAGTTTTTCCTCATTCTCCTCTTCCAACCTTGACACCGAG TCCTCAGCATCATTTTTCCAAGATAACAGCGTATCCCTGGGGAAGCTAATTGGATATGGACCAGGTGAAAGAGAATCGTTGTATTTACAGAACTCAATCCATACTGATCAAAGCTGTAGGCTACCTGTAAGAGGTGCCTGCAACTGCAAGAATAAAGGACGCAGTGCAGATGCGTCTCACTCTCAGGGGATTTGTATTCCTCTCCTACTTGGAGCTCTACTAAAGATTACCGGAAACAAGATCAAGTCAAGGCGATTGGAATGA
- the LOC108453054 gene encoding uncharacterized protein At4g28440 — protein sequence MATTGQPKRQGQQQQQQQQQNKTTEKRKPVFVKVDQLKPGTKGHTLVAKVLSSNMVLQKGRAASRNLRQTRIAECLVGDETGTVLFTARNEQVDLMKPDDTVILRNAKIDMFKGSMRLAVDKWGRIEVTDPANFVVKEDNNLSLVEYELVSVLENDEIAET from the exons ATGGCGACGACAGGGCAGCCAAAACGACAAGGAcaacagcagcagcagcagcaacaaCAAAATAAAACGACGGAGAAGAGAAAGCCAGTGTTTGTGAAAGTAGATCAGCTAAAACCAGGGACCAAAGGCCACACCTTAGTCGCCAAGGTATTGTCCTCTAACATGGTCCTTCAAAAGGGTCGAGCCGCTTCTCGAAATCTCCGCCAAACCCGCATCGCTGAGTGTCTTGTTGGAGACGAGACCGGCACTGTCCTCTTCACTGCTCGTAATGAACAAG TTGACTTGATGAAGCCCGATGACACTGTAATTCTTCGTAATGCGAAGATTGATATGTTTAAGGGTTCTATGAGGCTGGCTGTCGACAAATGGGGCCGCATCGAGGTCACTGACCCTGCCAACTTTGTTGTTAAAGAGGATAACAATCTATCTCTTGTCGAGTATGAGTTGGTTAGTGTGCTTGAAAATGACGAGATTGCTGAGACCTAA